From the Candidatus Delongbacteria bacterium genome, one window contains:
- a CDS encoding VOC family protein has protein sequence MLTRFSHVMMYVSDLERAIAWYCRHLGFVTRMVAPGHYASLHHAGIACRLDLHPSESQGRDVGFGPIPYFEVSELDEFLARLAADGVRTGVPRSEGGSPRFVTIWDSEGNALGLGEAERER, from the coding sequence ATGCTGACGCGTTTCTCCCATGTGATGATGTACGTGAGCGATCTGGAGCGCGCCATCGCCTGGTATTGCCGCCACCTGGGCTTCGTGACCCGCATGGTGGCACCCGGACACTATGCCAGCCTGCATCACGCCGGCATCGCCTGTCGGTTGGATCTGCATCCCAGCGAGAGCCAGGGCCGCGACGTGGGCTTTGGGCCGATTCCGTACTTCGAGGTGAGCGAGCTGGACGAGTTCCTGGCCCGACTGGCCGCAGACGGCGTCAGAACCGGGGTGCCACGCAGCGAAGGTGGCAGCCCACGCTTCGTCACCATCTGGGATTCGGAAGGAAATGCACTGGGGCTTGGCGAGGCGGAGCGGGAGCGCTGA